The DNA window TCCAGCTGGCGTGTCAACTCATCAttctgctgttgcagctttatAATGGACGTAGCCTGCTGCGCTTTGCGGTCGTTTAGCTGCTGCAGATACTGTTGCCATTTGCTCGCCTTCGCCTTGCGCATTTGCTGCAATTcggccagctgctgctcttgagtCTTTAGTAGCGCCTTGCTGCTGGTCAAACGTGCTTCAAGTTGTTCATTATTAGACATTCTTTCGTTATAGTAGAGCTCCAGTTGGCGCAGTCGCTCCTTCAATTGCAGATTGTGCTGCTTTAGCAGAGCCGACAGTTTGGTCAGACGCTGGCGACAGTCCTGTATGCTCTCCAGCTGCGGCGGGAACGATAACATCAACACCAGCTGCTTGAGCTCTATGGTTTTGTCAATGTCCGAGTCCAGCGCTATGTTCTGTGCTTGCTTGTTGTACTTTTCCACATGGTCCAGCAGTTCCTTTTTAACGCGTGAGAGTCGCACTTGCTGCTTGTCACTGTGCTTGCCCAAATCGTTAAGTTGACGCACATGGAATTGCGTCTTGTTCTTCAAGTCCACCAACTGCACTTGCAACTGTTCCACCTGCTCTACTGTATACTTCTGCGTCTCTATATGCCGCTTCACTTGCTTTAGATTCTGGTGCAACGTCTTAATGTTGTTAGCATTCTGTGCTGCGCGTGCATTTAGCTCCTTTATTTGTGCCTTATAGCTCTTAATTTTACCATGCAGCGTCTGCAGCTcatgttgcaattgctgctcccGAGTGCGAGCCGAGTGTAGCTCTGCCTGCAGATTATTGGGcacctgcagctgcttgtctaacacttgcagctgctcgaTTAGCTTGGCACAATCTGCGTCCAGCGTATCAGTGTCAGGTAGACCGCAAATTCGTTGTACTATCTGATCGCTAATTTTGCGCTTTAGCAACGCATACTCATCGCTTTTGTTGTCATcccacaaagcaaagcattcCGCGGATTTGGAGAACAGCAAAGAGTTAATTTCCTCGTCCAGCTGCACGGTGGAGCCTGCGGTAGTGGATAGCATCACAGAGTCTTGCGTGTTCTGCAAGTAGCTGGGATGCTCGTTAGTCTCCATAAATGGGAACTCTGCTTCGTGTTCAGTTGTGAGCTCTGGCACAAAATCCTTGAGGAAGTCGAACAACACAATCACATGCCCAAATGAGGATTGAGTGGTTGGAGTAATTAGCCAGGATTTATTCACTTGATATGGATAATTAAGCTTGGCCAGTGCGCTAGTTATGTCCTCTACATGCTTGGTGTCATCCACAATCTTGCGATTGGGCCATATGAATTGCAAAAAGTAATTCACAATTCCCACAAACTGTTTCTTGGTCATTTGGCGCAGCGAAGCGGCTCCTCGACTGAAAAAGTCTGTAGAGAATCCTGCGATTGGCTTTATATGCATCATCTCGTTCAGTTGCTCGCTTATTATCTGTGTTTGCTCCTGCACCCATTTCTTGTCAGAATGCAGCGGTCCCGCTCGTTCAACAGATGAGGCCTGGTGCGCGCGTAATGGCGTCACACTTAAACTAAGCGCACTGCGCTTGGCTGTAGTAATTGGCGGACCCGTGCGCATTGGTGTGCCGCGTTCCTGCCCATAAGTGGCTCGACTGTTTGTCTGCAGCTGCCACTGGCTGAGCATTCCCGCTTTATTCATGGGCGTCGAAGAAGTGCGCAACGTCGATCTAAAtaacattaaacaaaattttacatTGCACTCACCGCACACAGCGTTCATATTTACCTTGTCTGTCGTGTTTTTGCAAAACCGCCATCCTCGCGAATCTCATCATGAAACTCCGAAGTTCTACGTGGTTTATACATTGCTTTATATTGATTAAATAACAGGGCTTTGAGAATAACCGTAATCCAGAGAGACgcgttaatttcaatttgaaaattgctgcCGAGTTGCCGTTTTGCTCACATGGAGTTCATTTGAACGAAAAGGAACTTCGTATTATTCACATTGATGtagttgtaatttatttatttattttgacttaaACTTTGTTTGTTGAAATTGGTTCAAGCTTCTGTTGACAAATGAGTTTTGCAAAATTATGTTCGCAGCTTCTTTCCCCTTTATACTATCGAGCAGAAAGCAATCGCGAAGATCACCAGGGCTGTCATTTAAATCGATATATTTGATTCTAATATGCGCGCGCATTATCGGTTTcgatcttttttttttaaattaaagcaaatttttatcCATCGTCTTATCTTATTCCAACgtattattgaatttttattatttcattttgtttgtgtttcaCAATATGCATGCTATATTTAggaattactttattttagaattattggtacataatattataattaaatatcgATCACATTTCCTTTTAGAACGTCTCATCCTTCCCTGTTCGCTTCACATAACGCAAAAACAATACAATAGTtcaatacacatacaaatatacaaaaataattaggTGTATATCCTCaacttaaaatagtttttacatattaaaacatacagttttaatttttaacagaGGCTATAATAAATAGGATTTCAGGTTCTTATTTGGGAGGTGCgcgttgcaaaaaaaaaaaatgaaataattattattaacaaagaAGCGAGACctgcaaaaatcaaatcaacgctaatactataaattttacaatatgaaaattaagtAGGCAATTTTTAAGACTTAGTTTAGATAAATTATTAGCATCTTAAATTAAACGGCGctgaattaaaacaaacaggcaacaaaacacaaacctTGCGGTATCAATGGATTTCTTTTTCGTTTTAGTTTTACTATTATTTGTATGCactatttgctgcttatttgtaTGCAAGTGTATAATATTGTCCTAGAAGCCTTTAAAATTCTTAGGCAACGCCTTTCCAATTGCAAGACCAGTCGGCCGAGCcccacaaacaaaatttcaacatACTCTGTACATAAATAACTGGTTAAAGAGCAAAGGaacacaagcaaaagcaatgtGAAAGTCACATTAGAATAGTTCATTCTCAATCTAAACattcgaaatatttttaaaatatttgcataggatttttgtaaattagttttatactttttatagtttgtgaatgtgtgtgtgtgtatatgttattTTGGTGTATTTTCTTTGcacatactacatacatacatacatacgttaGTTCAATTTCTATGTTAGAATTTAGGTACATTTCTGTTTTGGGTTTTATTGAccctgttgttattgttattactgcTGTGGTGTGTGTTGCATCTTAACTAAGAAACGGACCGGCGTTATCGAAAACGATGCACACCGACCAGGctaattgtatgtatgtatatatagtatatattacTCTATGCATATAGC is part of the Drosophila busckii strain San Diego stock center, stock number 13000-0081.31 chromosome X, ASM1175060v1, whole genome shotgun sequence genome and encodes:
- the LOC108605787 gene encoding intracellular protein transport protein USO1-like, translated to MYKPRRTSEFHDEIREDGGFAKTRQTRSTLRTSSTPMNKAGMLSQWQLQTNSRATYGQERGTPMRTGPPITTAKRSALSLSVTPLRAHQASSVERAGPLHSDKKWVQEQTQIISEQLNEMMHIKPIAGFSTDFFSRGAASLRQMTKKQFVGIVNYFLQFIWPNRKIVDDTKHVEDITSALAKLNYPYQVNKSWLITPTTQSSFGHVIVLFDFLKDFVPELTTEHEAEFPFMETNEHPSYLQNTQDSVMLSTTAGSTVQLDEEINSLLFSKSAECFALWDDNKSDEYALLKRKISDQIVQRICGLPDTDTLDADCAKLIEQLQVLDKQLQVPNNLQAELHSARTREQQLQHELQTLHGKIKSYKAQIKELNARAAQNANNIKTLHQNLKQVKRHIETQKYTVEQVEQLQVQLVDLKNKTQFHVRQLNDLGKHSDKQQVRLSRVKKELLDHVEKYNKQAQNIALDSDIDKTIELKQLVLMLSFPPQLESIQDCRQRLTKLSALLKQHNLQLKERLRQLELYYNERMSNNEQLEARLTSSKALLKTQEQQLAELQQMRKAKASKWQQYLQQLNDRKAQQATSIIKLQQQNDELTRQLESLKKNNLGIVSAGELRQQEQLKAKDKYIKEQTALLSEIEDKAQQLRMAMEQNEKLLNKAEELLDSIQLTPYKDQLADMFNKKKES